In a single window of the Pseudohongiella acticola genome:
- a CDS encoding prephenate dehydrogenase/arogenate dehydrogenase family protein, giving the protein MTLLKNKTVLIVGLGLIGGSIARGLAASNACQRILAVGRDETVLHTAMLDGSIHAYATDLATLAPEADLIMITVPTQSVRAILEQLIELVDDSVIITDAASVKGNVVADARQVLRARACRFVPGHPIAGSERSGYPASRADLFDKRKVILTPQPDNDTDAVRTVMALWQCLGADIHAMSAERHDRVLAGTSHLPHLLAFALVNTLVDSISEPDRVQQVFDYAAGGFADFSRIASSDPVMWRDIFLANSQATVDILDAYIESLQKMRSVLLRADGAAMTREFSRAKHVRDEFYQRFQKPETKPRVFAEHSQDTGSLVCRPSLSLQGEFRAAASVDTARQYLQDAACRDAVTLLRGIPEDGETLALIQALRAAGVPVVGPEQASVTVYGSEPDADLVAGQGCEAEQTTNNRPLSPGTELPANDFVILALALAASSVAESRLTLRCVYAGADGHEHPLQAFQQMGADLQLMSNQDSGQALLDVLVKPSALDSCELDFSVIAGDVLPEGNKLAAVEEQVLGYIVAGMLADGKTCLRVANLADNARITGAITAWQALGANIEWTDDVITVSRSLLASGVLACRNDPEFTLLCIVLAQRVSGRLELTGFAAFVDKYPGLLAQLQKLGFGLALERTS; this is encoded by the coding sequence ATGACGCTGCTCAAGAATAAAACCGTTCTTATTGTCGGGCTGGGTCTGATTGGCGGCTCGATTGCCCGGGGACTGGCCGCGAGCAATGCATGCCAGCGCATACTTGCTGTCGGCCGTGATGAAACCGTACTGCACACCGCCATGCTGGATGGCAGTATCCATGCCTACGCCACCGACCTTGCCACGCTGGCACCGGAAGCTGATTTAATCATGATCACAGTACCGACCCAGTCGGTGCGAGCCATCCTTGAACAGCTCATTGAGCTGGTCGATGACAGCGTCATCATTACCGATGCCGCCAGCGTAAAAGGAAATGTGGTGGCGGATGCACGGCAGGTGCTGAGGGCAAGGGCTTGTCGCTTTGTGCCTGGACACCCGATTGCGGGTTCCGAGCGTAGTGGCTACCCCGCATCCCGTGCAGACCTGTTTGATAAGCGCAAGGTCATTCTCACTCCTCAACCCGATAATGATACTGATGCAGTGCGCACGGTCATGGCCTTGTGGCAGTGTCTGGGTGCGGACATTCATGCCATGAGTGCGGAGCGTCATGACCGCGTACTCGCAGGCACCAGCCACCTGCCACACCTGCTGGCCTTTGCCCTGGTGAATACTTTGGTAGACAGCATCAGCGAACCGGACCGTGTGCAGCAGGTTTTCGATTATGCTGCTGGCGGGTTTGCTGATTTCAGCCGTATCGCCTCCAGTGACCCGGTCATGTGGCGAGATATTTTTCTCGCTAACTCACAGGCAACGGTTGATATACTTGATGCCTATATTGAGTCTTTGCAGAAAATGCGATCGGTTCTACTACGTGCTGATGGCGCTGCAATGACCCGGGAATTCTCCCGTGCGAAACACGTTAGAGACGAATTCTATCAACGATTTCAAAAGCCCGAGACTAAACCTCGCGTGTTCGCGGAGCATTCCCAGGACACTGGCTCCCTGGTATGCCGCCCCAGTCTGTCGTTACAGGGTGAATTCAGGGCCGCTGCGTCAGTAGATACGGCCCGGCAATACTTGCAGGACGCTGCCTGTCGCGATGCGGTCACGTTGTTGCGTGGCATTCCAGAGGACGGCGAGACTCTGGCGCTGATTCAGGCCTTGCGGGCTGCCGGCGTGCCTGTGGTTGGCCCCGAGCAAGCCAGTGTGACTGTTTATGGTAGCGAGCCGGACGCTGATTTGGTAGCGGGTCAGGGTTGCGAGGCTGAGCAAACAACCAATAACCGGCCCTTGTCGCCAGGCACTGAATTGCCGGCTAATGATTTTGTCATACTGGCACTGGCGCTGGCTGCCAGCAGTGTCGCTGAGTCACGACTGACACTGCGTTGTGTCTATGCGGGCGCAGATGGCCATGAACATCCGCTGCAGGCATTCCAGCAAATGGGCGCCGATTTGCAGTTGATGAGCAATCAGGATTCTGGGCAAGCGTTACTGGATGTACTGGTTAAACCGTCGGCGCTTGATAGTTGTGAGCTTGATTTCAGCGTCATCGCCGGCGATGTGTTGCCTGAGGGCAATAAGCTGGCAGCGGTTGAGGAACAGGTTCTGGGTTATATTGTCGCCGGAATGCTGGCGGACGGTAAAACCTGCCTGCGAGTTGCCAATCTGGCCGACAATGCCCGTATAACGGGCGCGATCACAGCATGGCAGGCGCTTGGTGCAAACATTGAATGGACGGACGACGTCATTACCGTATCGCGCTCGCTGCTGGCATCGGGTGTGCTGGCCTGTCGCAATGACCCTGAATTCACCTTGTTATGCATCGTGCTCGCGCAGCGAGTATCGGGCCGGCTTGAACTGACCGGGTTTGCCGCATTTGTCGACAAATATCCGGGGTTACTCGCCCAATTGCAGAAACTGGGCTTTGGGTTAGCGCTGGAGCGAACATCATGA
- the pheA gene encoding prephenate dehydratase yields MMSEVPDRIAFLGPPGTFSHAAVDRFFGHSDAQERLSVANIDDVFLEVEAGNAGFGVVPVENSTEGAVNSTQDCLIDTSLTIVGEIYLPIEHNLLLKDPARLSEVRRIVSHKQSLGQCRLWLRTHYPDMELCEVSSNAEAARLAADDPATAAIAGEVAARFFDLTVVADRIQDRQDNTTRFLVMAREHAALGTEHQVAGVSTGQDKTSILVYTENKPGALFRVLEPFDDFQVSLTRIETRPARDSMWSYVFFVDFEGHMQDDAVKNVFGKLAGRAVKIKNLGSYPRARV; encoded by the coding sequence ATGATGAGTGAGGTGCCTGACCGGATTGCATTTCTGGGTCCGCCGGGTACCTTCTCACATGCGGCAGTAGACAGGTTTTTTGGCCACAGCGATGCCCAAGAGCGCCTGAGCGTGGCAAATATCGACGACGTTTTTCTGGAAGTCGAGGCGGGCAATGCCGGTTTTGGTGTTGTGCCGGTGGAAAATTCCACTGAAGGTGCCGTCAACAGCACTCAGGATTGTCTGATAGATACGTCCCTGACGATTGTCGGGGAAATTTATTTGCCTATTGAACACAATCTCCTGTTGAAAGACCCCGCGCGACTGTCTGAAGTCAGGCGCATCGTGTCGCACAAACAGTCCCTTGGCCAATGCCGACTCTGGCTGCGCACACATTATCCCGACATGGAGCTATGTGAGGTCAGCAGCAATGCAGAAGCGGCGCGCCTGGCGGCTGATGACCCAGCGACGGCAGCGATTGCCGGGGAGGTTGCGGCCCGTTTTTTTGACCTGACAGTGGTCGCTGACCGAATCCAGGACCGGCAGGACAACACCACCCGTTTTCTGGTGATGGCGCGCGAGCATGCTGCGCTCGGAACTGAACATCAGGTAGCAGGGGTATCGACCGGACAGGACAAAACGTCCATTCTGGTCTACACCGAGAACAAGCCAGGCGCCTTATTCAGGGTGCTTGAGCCGTTTGATGATTTTCAGGTTAGCCTGACCCGAATCGAAACGCGTCCAGCCCGTGACAGCATGTGGTCCTATGTGTTTTTTGTCGATTTTGAAGGCCACATGCAGGACGATGCCGTCAAAAACGTGTTCGGCAAACTCGCTGGCCGAGCTGTCAAAATCAAGAACCTCGGTTCTTATCCCAGAGCCCGGGTCTGA